A window of the Cicer arietinum cultivar CDC Frontier isolate Library 1 chromosome 6, Cicar.CDCFrontier_v2.0, whole genome shotgun sequence genome harbors these coding sequences:
- the LOC101499975 gene encoding F-box protein CPR1-like, with protein sequence MEKFVVATNVKVSNHIPDDLAFFILSKLSIKSLYRFGCVRKAWTLLFENPQFMIMYRNYFLYNNHSYYDGASILLSHCLVPSGEPGEQNELLYSTLYLLSGDRFENRVKLDWPPPFHEDDSFIDILSSVCVNGTLCLTQGSNLDAKCVFWNPTTDEFKVIPPSPFEYIRYHDTMKTFHGFGYDHVKDDYKVIRRLDFFVDSQVDQPYEADEPYEADVGFPSMWEIYSLRSNSWRKLDVDMPFCSRYDGVYMDGFCHWSGEDDYLSLSKVGPCLVSFDLCNEVFLTTPLPSDMVDDCDILRMVLLNGSIAFIIYDESTTFHIRILGELGVKESWANVFIVKPLPCAQHLIGVGEKGGIFLRKNDDELVWYDMSTQTIEELGVKISRGYCNIVVYKDSLLPIVGL encoded by the coding sequence ATGGAGAAATTTGTTGTTGCCACAAATGTAAAGGTTAGCAACCATATACCCGATGATCTTGCCTTCTTTATTTTGTCTAAATTATCTATAAAATCTTTGTACCGATTTGGATGTGTACGCAAAGCTTGGACTCTCTTGTTTGAAAACCCTCAATTTATGATAATGTATCGCAACTATTTCCTTTATAATAACCATTCCTATTACGATGGTGCTTCTATCCTCCTGAGTCATTGTCTAGTTCCTTCGGGTGAACCGGGTGAACAGAATGAACTACTCTACTCTACGTTGTATTTACTTTCTGGTGACAGGTTTGAGAATAGGGTCAAATTAGATTGGCCACCTCCATTTCACGAGGATGACagttttattgatattttgagtTCTGTTTGTGTTAACGGGACTCTTTGTCTCACACAAGGGAGCAACCTGGACGCAAAATGTGTATTTTGGAACCCTACTACAGATGAATTCAAGGTCATTCCACCTAGCCCTTTTGAGTATATACGTTATCATGACACTATGAAGACCTTTCATGGTTTTGGTTATGACCATGTTAAAGATGACTATAAAGTGATTCGACGATTAGATTTCTTTGTTGATTCCCAAGTTGATCAGCCATATGAAGCAGATGAGCCATATGAAGCAGATGTAGGTTTCCCCTCAATGTGGGAGATATATAGTCTAAGAAGTAACTCTTGGAGGAAACTTGATGTTGACATGCCTTTTTGTAGTAGGTATGATGGAGTGTACATGGATGGATTTTGTCATTGGTCGGGTGAAGATGATTACCTTAGTCTTAGTAAGGTTGGGCCGTGTTTGGTATCATTTGACTTGTGCAATGAAGTGTTCCTTACAACACCTCTTCCCTCAGACATGGTTGACGATTGTGATATTTTGCGCATGGTGTTGTTAAATGGATCCATTGCTTTCATAATATATGATGAATCGACTACTTTTCACATAAGAATATTGGGTGAACTCGGTGTGAAGGAATCCTGGGCTAATGTCTTCATTGTCAAGCCATTACCTTGCGCTCAACATCTTATTGGAGTAGGAGAGAAAGGCGGTATATTCTTGAGaaaaaatgatgatgaactAGTATGGTATGATATGAGTACTCAGACGATTGAGGAGCTTGGTGTTAAAATAAGCCGAGGTTATTGTAACATTGTAGTTTATAAGGACAGCCTTCTCCCAATTGTAGGTTTATGA